From Cotesia glomerata isolate CgM1 linkage group LG2, MPM_Cglom_v2.3, whole genome shotgun sequence, a single genomic window includes:
- the LOC123258786 gene encoding transcription initiation factor TFIID subunit 12, producing MADNSFDHGQAQNQEQGTKLSSSAEIPQFLSKSKLQDLVREVDPTEQLEEEVEEMLLQLADDFVETTVNAACLLAKHRHANTVEVKDVQLHLERSWNMWIPGFGTDEVRPFKRATVTEAHKQRLALIRKNIKKY from the exons atGGCTGATAATAGTTTCGATCATGGTCAAGCTCAAAATCAAGAACAAGGGACAAAGTTAAGTTCATCAGCTGAAATTCCTCAA TTTTTAAGCAAATCAAAATTGCAAGATTTAGTAAGGGAAGTTGACCCTACGGAGCAGTTGGAAGAAGAAGTGGAAGAAATGTTGCTCCAATTAGCCGATGACTTTGTGGAAACTACAGTCAACGCGGCTTGTCTTTTAGCAAAACATAGGCATGCCAACACCGTAGAGGTCAAAGACGTCCAACTTCACCtag AACGAAGTTGGAACATGTGGATTCCTGGATTTGGCACTGATGAGGTGCGGCCGTTCAAACGTGCAACAGTCACGGAAGCACATAAACAACGCTTGGctttgattagaaaaaatataaaaaaatattaa
- the LOC123258785 gene encoding putative uncharacterized protein DDB_G0282133 isoform X1, protein MNTPYVEIHSQDTPLRDSESSRLLNVQMTYGFQTEADYRPQAYKTFDSGNSQINPAVSRLRTESRHYNCNDSPNHNYLLSSITTESHQTTSTSAVCQTIYGTLTPEKSDKLNYNHGTTDKFEKSSINYEFELPRSDSCSKIINCLTESNNQDYNQIFSSDLNNDQDEDKMLLSHNNIEIRSTSNSNSTDNSIAASIKSDEDIDTEMSCCDIEQCLIQIEESLLNIEQNLLHVQNLEIPQLNNLLNNRFIINNYNRNNDYVNKYQINPLSTYKRPSSENSKYNYSNYFDNNSTSSLVRSCLRLSHSDSDIDIEKNIYLNSPRHDCRLDNDDFSYNKYSSLLKKSQTLIEDNFKKIQLLSEIKSDFINLNCSNSLDRSIKLINSKNLCNSFDNNSCNSYNDNDNDYENEDYDIKRVKEISGKKKRINSLSNYFCKSNSISTFSSLINSRKTSSQGAIEKYTRDNGFKVRKKKRDICRRSINNTSSDGLLNQINGKSDLLRKKFKTVTTTKDIVMSFKKLQACNSKGRNLMIQDFDCETKSEDDKKKVIDKPLKNSMKNQLQANDNNALVPSKLLSLSFSLLLAALLQAVRCLADIVEDTFRSVTFDKYVLRE, encoded by the coding sequence ATGAATACTCCGTACGTCGAAATTCACAGCCAGGATACTCCACTACGGGATTCGGAATCTTCGCGACTGCTCAACGTCCAAATGACTTACGGCTTCCAAACGGAGGCCGATTATCGTCCGCAAGCTTACAAAACATTCGATTCCGGGAATTCGCAAATTAATCCAGCGGTCAGCAGATTGAGAACGGAAAGCCGACATTACAATTGCAATGATAGCCCTAAtcacaattatttattgtcatcAATAACAACAGAATCACATCAAACAACTTCGACTTCAGCAGTTTGCCAGACAATTTACGGGACTTTGACTCCGGAAAAaagtgataaattaaattataatcacGGTACGActgataaatttgaaaaatcttccataaattatgaatttgaGTTACCCCGTAGCGATAGTtgtagtaaaataataaattgtttaaccGAGTCAAATAATCAAGATTATAATCAAATTTTCTCATCGGATCTGAATAATGACCAAGATGAGGATAAAATGCTATTAAGCCacaataatattgaaattagaAGCACAAGTAACAGCAATAGCACCGATAATTCAATAGCGGCTTCCATAAAAAGTGACGAGGACATCGATACCGAAATGAGTTGCTGTGATATAGAGCAGTGCCTAATTCAGATTGAAGAAAGCCTATTGAATATCGAACAAAATTTACTTCACGTTCAAAATCTTGAGATACCACAGCTCAATAATTTACTGAACAACCgatttattatcaacaattaCAATCGTAATAATGATTACGTAAATAAATACCAGATAAATCCTCTGAGTACTTACAAACGGCCTTCTAGTGAaaactcaaaatataattacagcaattattttgataataacaGTACCAGCTCGTTGGTTAGAAGTTGCTTGAGGCTTTCACACTCGGACAGCGATATCGACATTgagaagaatatttatttaaattcaccTCGGCATGATTGTCGTCTGGATAACGATGATTTTAGCTACAATAAATATTCCTCTTTGCTGAAGAAATCTCAGACTTTGATTgaggataattttaaaaaaattcaactgctcagtgaaataaaaagtgactttattaatttgaattgtAGTAATAGTTTAGATAGATCTATTAAGTtgataaatagtaaaaatttgtgCAATTcatttgataataatagttgTAATagttataatgataatgataatgactATGAAAATGAAGACTATGATATTAAGAGGGTTAAAGAAATTTCGGGTAAGAAGAAACGTATTAATTCGTtgagtaattatttttgtaagagtAATAGTATTTCTACTTTTTCTTCGTTAATAAATAGTAGAAAAACTTCATCGCAGGGtgctattgaaaaatatacgCGTGATAATGGATTCAAAGTTAGGAAGAAGAAACGCGATATTTGCAGGAGAAGTATTAATAATACTTCCAGTGATGGGTtgttgaatcaaataaatggTAAAAGTGATTTATTGAGgaagaaatttaaaactgTCACGACGACAAAGGATATTGTTATGtccttcaaaaaattacaagctTGTAATAGCAAGGGAAGAAATTTAATGATCCAGGATTTTGATTGCGAGACCAAGAGTGAAGATGATAAAAAGAAGGTGATTGACAAACCATTGAAGAATTCCATGAAAAATCAATTGCAGGCGAATGATAATAATGCTCTTGTGCCGAGTAAATTGTTGTCATTGTCTTTTTCACTGTTGTTAGCGGCTTTACTTCAAGCAGTGCGTTGTCTTGCTGATATCGTTGAAGACACATTTCGCTCGGTTACTTTTGATAAGTATGTTTTACgcgaataa